From the genome of Scytonema hofmannii PCC 7110, one region includes:
- a CDS encoding molecular chaperone has protein sequence MLKKTTSIALSLIGTFLLGMPSARPVEIGVSPPRLEVEINGKTRTQSINVINLSNKPVELKASLGTWTLGEDNKLQEIPSSEQSLDQWIVFTPPRFTIPPGRAQTIRFAIRPKVKPTPGEHRAVLYLEEIPSNSQDSQAVTTIARIGVVIYGYSGDIKKVGVLNALTVDSKPNALRAVFDVSSQGNAHVRVKGQYAIWSAAKYPGASTTQSLPYSSITQAKFPSNVVDAGVLDVTPVLAGTRRQVVMPITKKLPPGNYVLDINGELSGVPIDQGIPFTVPASTGTTPATSTKK, from the coding sequence ATGTTAAAAAAGACTACAAGTATAGCACTTAGTTTAATTGGAACATTTCTCTTGGGAATGCCCAGTGCCAGACCCGTCGAAATTGGTGTGAGTCCACCTCGTTTAGAAGTTGAAATCAACGGCAAAACGCGCACTCAATCTATCAATGTTATTAACTTATCTAACAAACCAGTTGAGCTAAAAGCTTCTCTTGGTACTTGGACACTAGGTGAAGATAATAAACTGCAAGAAATACCATCTAGCGAGCAATCTTTAGATCAATGGATTGTGTTTACGCCTCCTAGATTTACCATCCCACCAGGTCGTGCTCAGACGATACGCTTTGCCATTCGTCCTAAAGTTAAGCCCACTCCCGGCGAACACCGTGCTGTACTGTATCTAGAAGAAATTCCATCCAACAGTCAAGACTCCCAGGCTGTTACTACCATTGCCCGCATAGGTGTTGTTATTTATGGTTACTCAGGAGATATCAAAAAGGTTGGTGTTCTCAACGCTTTAACTGTTGATTCTAAACCAAATGCTCTTAGAGCAGTGTTTGATGTTTCCAGTCAGGGTAACGCTCATGTTAGGGTAAAGGGTCAGTATGCAATTTGGTCTGCTGCTAAATATCCTGGGGCTTCAACTACCCAGTCTTTGCCTTATTCAAGTATTACTCAGGCAAAATTTCCGTCAAATGTCGTAGATGCAGGCGTTTTAGATGTAACTCCCGTTTTGGCAGGTACCCGGCGTCAAGTTGTCATGCCAATAACCAAAAAGCTACCTCCAGGAAATTACGTTTTGGATATCAACGGCGAATTAAGTGGAGTACCAATTGACCAAGGTATCCCCTTCACTGTTCCTGCATCTACAGGAACAACGCCTGCAACTTCTACTAAGAAATAA
- a CDS encoding sensor histidine kinase, with translation MFQVTRRRLALWYTAITAVLLLLFASGVYLYVRNTLIERMDDTLNHVVEVVERSLVIEPVNSDSNQFRVNIEASFRNNSDTVEDDRIDLEWFSPTGELLWSTLSQPLNIPLHPKNIPLHPNMTGETVKVIRKEDKLAISPSPPHSLTQTLPPSPSPPPLLLRQVTERVQIGRQVLGYLRVSHPWFEVTKPSHQLIFDLALGTGLMVISVAASGWFLSGKAMEPVRESYQRLKQFTADASHELRSPITLIQTNVQVALADLELAETEGVTPFQYKQQLKVVERLTQRLGKLVNDLLFLARQDSGISKEIFSPCPLDALLIEVVEEQQLLATEKNITLTLELTDPPASQTHHELLDNWFTMVGNWDQLVRLFTNLIGNALQYTLPNGQVKVALTRIEATNRVSGLRHSNAYLQIKVSDTGVGIPAEAISRLFDRFYRVDPARTHTTGSTRSQNSTGSGLGLAIAQAIVQNHQGHIQVESTQGIGTTVIVTLPITLES, from the coding sequence ATGTTTCAAGTCACTCGTCGCCGTCTTGCCCTTTGGTATACCGCTATTACCGCTGTACTTCTGCTGCTGTTTGCAAGTGGAGTGTATTTGTACGTCCGCAATACCTTAATTGAACGGATGGACGATACCTTAAATCATGTGGTGGAAGTTGTAGAGCGATCGCTAGTCATTGAACCAGTCAACTCAGACTCAAATCAATTTCGCGTTAATATAGAAGCCAGTTTTCGCAACAACTCTGACACAGTAGAAGACGATCGCATTGACCTAGAGTGGTTTAGCCCCACAGGTGAACTCCTTTGGTCTACTTTATCGCAACCCCTGAATATTCCACTACACCCCAAGAATATTCCACTACACCCCAATATGACAGGTGAGACTGTCAAAGTTATAAGAAAAGAGGACAAGCTAGCAATTTCCCCCTCCCCCCCTCACTCCCTCACTCAGACACTCCCCCCCTCTCCCTCTCCCCCTCCCCTCCTACTTCGACAAGTCACAGAACGAGTGCAAATTGGTCGGCAAGTCTTGGGATATTTGCGTGTGAGTCATCCCTGGTTTGAAGTCACCAAACCCAGTCATCAGTTGATTTTTGACTTAGCACTGGGTACCGGATTAATGGTCATTTCTGTTGCAGCCAGTGGTTGGTTTCTTTCAGGTAAAGCCATGGAACCAGTGCGCGAGTCCTATCAACGCCTCAAACAGTTTACGGCTGATGCTTCTCACGAACTGAGAAGCCCGATTACCTTAATTCAAACTAACGTCCAAGTTGCCCTTGCTGATTTGGAATTAGCAGAAACAGAAGGTGTAACTCCCTTTCAGTACAAACAACAATTAAAAGTTGTGGAACGACTCACACAGCGTTTGGGTAAATTAGTAAACGATCTGCTATTTCTTGCAAGGCAAGATAGCGGTATCAGCAAAGAAATTTTTTCCCCTTGTCCTCTTGATGCTTTGTTGATAGAGGTCGTTGAAGAACAACAACTGTTAGCTACAGAAAAAAATATAACTTTAACTCTAGAATTAACTGACCCACCTGCTTCACAAACTCACCATGAGTTACTAGATAATTGGTTTACTATGGTTGGAAATTGGGATCAATTAGTGCGGTTATTTACAAATCTAATTGGCAACGCCTTGCAGTACACTTTACCCAATGGACAAGTAAAGGTTGCCCTGACACGCATAGAAGCAACAAATCGTGTTTCTGGGTTACGTCATAGCAACGCCTATCTACAAATCAAGGTGAGCGATACCGGGGTTGGTATTCCTGCAGAAGCAATATCCCGCCTCTTTGATCGATTTTACCGAGTCGATCCGGCGCGTACCCACACGACAGGAAGCACGCGATCGCAAAATTCAACGGGTTCTGGTTTGGGGCTAGCTATTGCTCAAGCAATTGTCCAAAACCATCAAGGTCACATTCAAGTGGAGAGTACACAAGGTATAGGCACTACCGTTATAGTAACTTTACCTATAACTCTTGAGAGTTAG
- a CDS encoding carboxypeptidase regulatory-like domain-containing protein encodes MLYLALPPVPPPIVITLPPENNTGETTTKTISSSEKLTKTSTQDSGIASAAKAQPLLCQSSQTPLSTQKSHQVDDFFRKISAQSQSKAVDCIPQWKNSGISSLQSRLRKHKSAKSFAPITTAPTSLKSSLTINQERATDSINTASHEQANKQQPNNTLALDKSAEKNTIRKILGTVQELINFSLSASLKSTIDLAAKANTQNPLPIADSRIQPISTPQSSSSDGQAVAAASTNPIDKVNPANTGSHETSSSHKLTNALNQIAQKDAVGKILAAVQQLINLSLSGSLQNSNQNSQKIAASTLDQTSTSTQNETTNNEKEAPQGNHSPSAIELARTPGEPFLVGVMINGREVGTLDIIQENNTLLIPLESFATLARITLESTDGGVQAKTPLGVIKLQPNSLKQINGITYITQSALKEELRINLELNTADLTLLTDLPWQGDSSQYQAPVVQLIPDFLAPGTVFSTFKQELDLVNSGGDTSIRSSTLLGGRLAGGLWRVRLDNNFEDRPDISEYFFYKRSGQFRYQIGQQILGLHPLLSGVNLTGLQFGYSNLPNEYFENVNYGASELLPRRSRPLQTLRGQVPPASFIQLRVGGVVIAQQQVGFNGIYEFLDINLPVGQNNEIELLIFDRNNLRIPSEIRSVRINPSDLLLPAGGNVQLAGLGFSGNLAQNLIDTNSALDSGKFVGFYQLRQGLSNNLTLEGSVQAVPDAVQTQAGLVWRLANPVVLSASVGTSGDKVGYSTDLNVQLNRLDINANSQSLPQGYRPSKNKQEIYNHSLEVKYRFSNKYNLGFIARSRQDEGSSASYILPTFSARPFSTLSLNGRPDIDGRYLFSAFYQPSDSTRLSFNAYGDAYISDLSYKFGRDYQVSFGTEFGGDASPRYSVGFGRYPSSLDKLSWNLGLAYSDGEVGPVVGASMRVLPGLFARVEYQGIPSRAKGIFGGGDDRLSVSLVSDLSFANGRVTPASYSGIGKEQGGIAGRLVVEGDNKNYDLSGTVVRILDNRSRSVGSAKTDSKGNFFVGNLREGLYVVQLEPEELPVELSLMKSSAVAQVASSAVTGVDFPVRPEFGVAGRITDIAGQPVEKVSVELINGAGARVLSAVTDSFGLYRLDGVPVGFYTLRVSTQDSLNPNDTLPKREIQIRNQFVYDQNLQLPISAAAKKK; translated from the coding sequence ATGCTTTACTTAGCTCTACCACCTGTACCCCCGCCAATAGTCATTACTTTACCGCCTGAGAATAATACTGGCGAAACGACCACAAAAACAATATCTTCTTCTGAGAAGTTAACAAAAACTTCCACTCAAGACAGTGGTATTGCCAGTGCAGCAAAAGCACAGCCATTATTGTGTCAATCGTCTCAGACTCCCCTATCAACTCAAAAATCGCATCAGGTTGACGATTTTTTTAGAAAAATATCGGCTCAGTCTCAAAGCAAAGCAGTAGATTGCATACCTCAATGGAAAAATTCTGGTATCTCTAGTTTGCAATCGCGCCTTCGCAAACACAAGTCAGCAAAGAGCTTTGCACCAATCACGACAGCACCAACTTCACTTAAAAGTAGCTTAACAATCAATCAAGAGCGAGCTACTGATTCCATTAATACTGCTTCTCACGAGCAAGCAAATAAACAACAGCCGAATAACACTCTAGCTTTGGACAAAAGTGCTGAGAAAAATACTATTAGAAAAATTTTAGGAACCGTACAAGAACTCATCAATTTTTCTCTATCGGCTTCTCTTAAAAGTACTATCGATCTTGCAGCTAAAGCAAACACCCAGAATCCTCTTCCAATAGCTGATTCAAGAATTCAACCAATATCTACTCCTCAAAGTTCCTCTAGCGATGGACAAGCAGTCGCGGCTGCATCAACAAATCCAATAGACAAGGTAAACCCTGCAAATACAGGTTCTCATGAAACGTCCAGTAGCCACAAACTAACCAACGCTTTAAACCAAATTGCTCAGAAGGATGCTGTAGGGAAAATATTGGCAGCTGTCCAGCAACTTATTAATCTTTCTCTCTCTGGTTCTCTTCAAAATTCCAACCAAAATTCTCAGAAAATAGCAGCTTCAACCTTAGACCAAACATCTACATCCACTCAAAACGAAACTACAAATAACGAAAAAGAAGCACCACAAGGTAACCACAGCCCTTCGGCAATTGAGTTAGCTCGCACTCCTGGTGAACCTTTTTTGGTTGGTGTGATGATTAATGGTCGTGAAGTTGGTACTTTAGATATTATTCAAGAGAATAACACTCTTCTTATTCCTTTAGAAAGCTTTGCAACTCTTGCCAGAATCACACTTGAAAGCACTGATGGTGGTGTCCAAGCCAAGACACCTTTAGGAGTTATCAAATTACAACCAAACTCTCTCAAACAAATTAACGGTATTACTTATATTACTCAATCTGCTCTTAAAGAAGAGTTAAGAATTAATTTAGAATTAAATACTGCTGATTTAACACTACTAACCGACCTACCTTGGCAAGGAGATAGCAGCCAATATCAAGCGCCAGTGGTTCAACTGATACCTGATTTTCTAGCACCTGGTACTGTATTTTCTACCTTTAAACAAGAGTTGGATTTGGTGAATAGTGGTGGAGATACTAGTATTCGTAGCTCTACCCTATTAGGTGGTAGATTAGCAGGAGGTTTATGGCGTGTACGTCTTGATAATAACTTTGAAGACAGACCAGATATTTCGGAATACTTCTTCTATAAACGCAGCGGTCAGTTTCGCTATCAAATAGGTCAGCAAATTTTGGGGTTACATCCTCTTTTAAGTGGAGTTAACTTAACAGGGCTGCAATTTGGTTATAGTAATCTACCAAATGAGTATTTTGAAAATGTCAACTATGGCGCATCTGAGCTTTTACCGAGACGTTCCAGACCTTTGCAAACACTTCGCGGTCAAGTTCCTCCAGCAAGCTTTATACAACTGAGAGTCGGTGGTGTTGTTATTGCCCAACAACAAGTAGGATTTAACGGAATCTACGAATTTCTTGATATTAATTTACCTGTTGGTCAAAATAATGAAATAGAACTTCTCATTTTTGACAGAAATAATTTGCGTATTCCTTCTGAAATTCGTTCTGTTAGAATCAATCCTTCTGATTTACTGCTACCAGCAGGAGGCAATGTCCAACTAGCTGGACTAGGTTTTAGTGGTAACTTAGCTCAAAACTTAATTGACACTAATAGCGCTTTAGATAGTGGCAAATTTGTCGGTTTTTATCAATTACGGCAAGGTCTATCAAATAATTTAACTTTAGAAGGTTCAGTGCAAGCTGTACCAGATGCAGTTCAAACTCAAGCAGGCTTAGTTTGGCGTTTAGCTAACCCAGTTGTTCTCTCTGCCAGTGTTGGGACTTCTGGTGATAAAGTTGGCTACTCCACAGATTTAAATGTGCAATTAAATCGGTTGGATATTAATGCTAATTCCCAATCTTTACCTCAAGGATATAGACCGAGTAAAAACAAACAAGAAATATACAACCACAGTTTAGAAGTTAAATATCGCTTCAGTAATAAATACAATCTTGGGTTTATTGCGCGCAGTCGTCAAGATGAAGGTAGTTCTGCTAGCTACATATTACCTACTTTCTCAGCTCGACCTTTTTCTACTTTATCTTTAAACGGCAGACCTGATATTGATGGTCGGTATTTATTTAGTGCTTTCTATCAACCCAGTGACTCAACAAGACTGTCTTTTAATGCCTATGGAGATGCATATATCTCTGATTTAAGCTATAAATTTGGTCGTGATTATCAAGTTTCTTTTGGGACTGAATTTGGTGGAGATGCATCTCCTCGTTATTCTGTTGGTTTTGGTCGCTATCCCAGCAGTCTTGACAAACTAAGTTGGAATTTAGGGCTTGCCTATAGCGATGGAGAAGTAGGTCCAGTTGTAGGTGCCAGTATGCGAGTGCTTCCTGGTTTATTTGCTCGTGTAGAATACCAAGGTATTCCTTCAAGAGCTAAAGGTATTTTTGGCGGGGGGGACGATCGCCTGTCAGTATCTCTAGTATCTGATTTATCGTTTGCAAATGGACGAGTGACTCCTGCTAGTTACAGTGGTATCGGCAAGGAACAAGGGGGCATTGCTGGGAGACTTGTAGTAGAGGGCGATAACAAGAACTACGATCTAAGCGGAACTGTTGTTCGGATATTAGATAACCGCAGTAGAAGTGTTGGTTCCGCTAAAACTGACTCTAAAGGTAACTTCTTTGTGGGTAATTTACGTGAAGGTCTCTATGTTGTTCAACTAGAACCAGAAGAACTACCAGTGGAACTTTCCTTAATGAAATCCTCTGCTGTAGCCCAAGTCGCATCCTCAGCCGTGACTGGTGTAGATTTCCCTGTCAGACCGGAATTTGGTGTAGCTGGACGCATTACTGACATTGCAGGTCAGCCAGTAGAAAAGGTCAGCGTAGAACTTATCAATGGTGCTGGCGCACGTGTCTTGTCTGCTGTGACCGATAGCTTTGGTCTTTATCGTCTTGATGGAGTTCCTGTTGGCTTCTACACATTGCGGGTTTCTACTCAAGATTCACTCAACCCCAACGATACGTTGCCCAAACGGGAAATACAAATTCGCAACCAGTTCGTCTACGATCAAAATTTGCAGTTACCAATTTCTGCTGCAGCTAAGAAAAAGTAA
- a CDS encoding DUF2267 domain-containing protein → MEANPPKALKEGPAVSIATKDLPFLEKVMLKGNLEDIFDARDVTEVVYRVMRDLMTTEAADRVAEELHKPAEMTDDKSLQMEIAELWKDTNPIVGFLSRVRPPWQGPGIFKIDSDRFLFRVANEGGLQANVDRELVVKAVFSATKDELSQERIQEIATWLPDYVRQLWEKA, encoded by the coding sequence ATGGAGGCAAATCCTCCCAAAGCATTAAAAGAAGGACCTGCAGTTTCGATTGCCACCAAAGATCTACCTTTTTTGGAAAAGGTCATGCTGAAGGGTAACCTTGAAGACATCTTTGATGCTAGAGATGTAACAGAAGTTGTTTATCGAGTGATGCGTGACTTGATGACAACAGAAGCGGCTGACCGAGTTGCAGAAGAACTACACAAACCTGCTGAAATGACTGACGATAAATCTCTGCAAATGGAAATTGCAGAACTGTGGAAAGATACCAATCCTATTGTAGGCTTCCTCAGCCGTGTTCGTCCACCTTGGCAAGGTCCTGGTATTTTCAAAATTGACTCTGACCGCTTTTTATTCAGAGTTGCAAATGAAGGTGGATTGCAAGCTAATGTAGACCGCGAACTGGTTGTCAAAGCCGTATTTTCTGCTACCAAAGACGAATTATCACAAGAAAGAATTCAGGAAATTGCCACTTGGTTACCTGACTATGTTCGTCAGCTTTGGGAAAAGGCTTAA
- the rlmN gene encoding 23S rRNA (adenine(2503)-C(2))-methyltransferase RlmN yields MSAKSVSVISSATDTTPQQSSISIPPLVGASLEELTAWVQQQGQPAYRGKQLHDWIYHKGARSLSDISVFPKQWRAEVAETPIGRSTIHYRSVAPDDTVKYLLKLTDGQIIECVGIPTEKRLTVCVSSQVGCPMACDFCATGKGGYKRNLARHEIVDQVLTVQEDFQQRVSHVVFMGMGEPLLNTDNVIGAIKSLNQDVGIGQRNLTVSTVGIRDRIYQFAQHQLQVTLAVSLHASNQALREQLIPSAHSYSIDDLLAECREYVQITRRRITFEFILLAGVNDLPQHAMELAQHLRGFQSHVNLIPYNPIQEADYKRPNENRIQAFVNVLKQQRIAVSVRYSRGLEADAACGQLRRTVTSDQ; encoded by the coding sequence ATGTCTGCTAAGTCTGTCTCTGTAATTTCCTCCGCCACAGATACCACTCCACAACAATCCTCTATCTCTATTCCCCCTCTTGTCGGAGCAAGTCTGGAGGAATTAACGGCTTGGGTGCAGCAGCAGGGACAACCAGCTTATAGGGGAAAGCAACTGCACGACTGGATCTATCACAAGGGAGCGCGATCGCTATCTGATATTTCTGTCTTTCCCAAGCAATGGCGTGCAGAAGTTGCCGAAACTCCCATCGGGCGTTCAACAATACACTACCGTTCTGTTGCTCCTGATGATACAGTCAAGTATCTTTTAAAACTTACAGACGGTCAAATTATAGAATGTGTAGGTATTCCCACAGAAAAGCGTTTGACTGTTTGTGTTTCCAGCCAAGTCGGTTGCCCAATGGCTTGTGATTTCTGTGCTACTGGTAAAGGCGGATACAAGCGCAATTTGGCACGTCATGAAATCGTAGACCAGGTGCTGACAGTTCAGGAAGATTTCCAGCAACGAGTCAGCCATGTGGTATTCATGGGCATGGGTGAACCGCTACTCAATACCGATAATGTCATAGGAGCCATCAAATCCTTAAACCAAGATGTGGGCATCGGACAGAGGAACTTAACTGTCTCAACAGTTGGCATCCGCGATCGCATTTATCAATTTGCCCAGCACCAGTTGCAAGTGACTCTTGCTGTGAGTCTTCACGCCTCCAACCAAGCACTCAGAGAACAACTCATTCCCAGCGCTCATTCTTATTCTATAGATGATTTGCTAGCAGAATGCCGGGAATACGTACAAATCACCAGACGGCGCATTACCTTTGAATTTATTCTCCTAGCTGGAGTCAATGACTTGCCACAACACGCGATGGAGTTAGCACAACACCTGCGCGGATTCCAAAGCCATGTTAACTTAATTCCTTACAATCCCATTCAAGAAGCTGATTACAAACGCCCCAATGAAAATCGCATTCAAGCTTTTGTCAACGTCCTCAAGCAGCAACGAATTGCGGTAAGTGTTCGTTACTCCCGTGGTCTCGAAGCTGATGCTGCTTGCGGACAGTTGCGAAGAACAGTGACCAGTGACCAGTGA
- a CDS encoding tetratricopeptide repeat protein, whose translation MKRGCLFPRANYILLLVILLYPLAASAGDITEQLHRPVNRSMVQEATTQADELQQQGEQKYQQGHSDKAVESWLKALELYHSIGDLKAQGLTYDALSRGYVQLGLYKEAEDAMRRRLAIARDIKDFQGQIFGLNNIGSLLLRKGENKAAFQTLTEAVEIATQLKNIEGQGLSLNSLGLATARLGEYNKAVKLYEKALNYRRQLNDVIGQANTLNNLGDAYSAANDYRGTIGAYGEALGLARIAGDRANQLRAIDGLVIAHGSVGRYERALDLLEKRLTLAKELNSRREELKSFEAYAQLYEQMGDLPTARNFYERAVILARNLDENKLEVQLLDKMRQLQRKKE comes from the coding sequence ATGAAAAGAGGGTGTTTATTCCCAAGGGCAAACTATATTTTGCTGTTGGTCATCTTGCTGTACCCATTGGCTGCAAGTGCAGGCGACATCACCGAACAACTCCACCGTCCCGTCAATCGTTCGATGGTGCAAGAAGCGACCACTCAAGCAGATGAGTTGCAGCAACAAGGAGAACAAAAGTACCAACAAGGACATTCGGACAAAGCTGTTGAGTCTTGGTTAAAAGCACTAGAGCTTTACCACTCAATCGGTGACCTCAAAGCACAAGGTCTGACTTACGATGCTCTGAGCAGGGGTTACGTGCAATTGGGTCTTTACAAAGAAGCAGAAGATGCGATGCGTCGGCGATTAGCGATCGCTCGCGATATAAAAGACTTCCAAGGTCAGATTTTTGGCTTGAATAACATTGGCAGTTTACTTCTACGAAAAGGAGAAAATAAAGCTGCTTTCCAAACCTTGACAGAAGCCGTAGAAATTGCCACCCAGCTAAAGAATATAGAAGGTCAAGGGCTATCTTTAAATAGTTTGGGTTTGGCAACTGCAAGACTGGGAGAATACAACAAAGCCGTCAAACTTTACGAAAAAGCGTTGAATTACCGCCGTCAACTCAACGATGTCATTGGTCAAGCCAACACCCTAAATAATCTCGGTGATGCTTACTCAGCAGCCAATGATTATCGAGGTACCATTGGCGCTTACGGTGAAGCACTGGGGTTGGCTAGAATAGCAGGCGATCGCGCTAATCAGTTACGGGCGATTGATGGTTTAGTTATTGCCCATGGTAGTGTTGGACGTTACGAACGAGCCTTAGACTTACTAGAAAAGAGATTGACACTAGCCAAAGAATTAAACAGTCGGCGAGAAGAATTAAAGTCATTTGAGGCGTATGCTCAGTTATACGAACAAATGGGCGACCTTCCAACCGCTCGCAATTTTTACGAGAGAGCAGTTATCCTGGCGAGGAATCTTGATGAAAACAAGTTGGAAGTACAACTGCTTGATAAAATGAGACAGCTTCAACGTAAAAAAGAATAG